In Deltaproteobacteria bacterium CG11_big_fil_rev_8_21_14_0_20_42_23, the DNA window CGCTTGGACGCCATCTCCAGCTCAAAGTGGGGTATTCGGCCACATCCCAGGGGAAGTTGAATAAAATTTGCACGGAAATATCTTCATTATCAGTAGCGTTTAAAAATTGATTCATTCCCTCTTTTTTTACACGATACACTTTTGTCGCTTTGCTGCGTTGAAAAGGCCAAGTTCTCCAAGAGCTTGGAAAGTGATTCACGCGATACGATTCGAAGTCGTCTACTATTTTTGATCCCTCAGCGAGCAAAGCTGGTGGAGCCGTAGGTTTGCTGACTTCTACGCGTTGATAGGCCTGCGCCGATTTGATGGCCACACCATCTTTAGAAAACACTTCTTGCGCGAGAAAAAGGGTGAAAAGGAAAAAGAAACAAAGCGACGTTTTTTTCATAGGCGCATTCATAACGTATTAGGTGAAAGACGCAACTATCTTTTCTAAAGCATTTGCTAAATCCTTTGGCAGTTTTGATTCTACTGTTATGCGTTCTTTTGTGGTGGGGTGGTTGAAGCAAAGGGCGCTGGCATGCAGAAAGTGGCGTTTTAAACCAAGAGCATCTTCTTTTTTTCGCTTTGTGTTTTGATAGAGTTTGTCGCCAGCTAACGGGAAACCCAAGTGGGACAAGTGTACGCGGATTTGATGTCTAACGCCGGTAATAATTTTAACTTCCAATAAACTGTAATCACCAAATACTTTTAGCGTTTTATATTCTGTGTGCGCTGGTCTTGCTTTGTGCTCTGAAGCCAGCTCTTGATTTTCGCAGCAGATCATTTTTTTCACGTTTGTAGGATGATGCGCGATAGGAATTTGAATGAGGCCTTGTGCTTTTGTGTGGCCAAGCACGAGGGCCAAGTAGATTTTTTCCACACTGCCTTCGTTCCACTCATTTCTTAATTGCGCATAGATGCCAGCATCTTTCGCCAGCATCACTATTCCAGAAGTGTCGTTATCAAGTCTGTGAACTAAACCGGCATCGGGAAGAGTAGAAAGTTGAGGCAAATATTCAAGCAGCATTTTGCTGAGACAATCGCTTTGCCCTTTTTTGCTGGGAAGGCAAGGGAGACCCGCTGGTTTTTCTAGCAGGATGATGTCTTCGTCTTCATAATGAAGCACAAGGTTTGATTTCATAAGAGCTTAAGGTTTTGTGGCGCACTGCACTTGCAAGTCAGCATGATTAATATTGAAACGTTCGCTCAAAATGTGTTGAGCTTGTTTACGAATGTTATCCACTTGCGAAATAGGCTGATCTTCCACTTCGATATGCGCTGTCATCATGTACATGCCTTTGGTGAGTTCCCACAAATGCACGTCGTGGACGCCTTTGATGTCTGCGAGTTGCAAAAGAGAAGTTTTGATTTCATCGACAGAAAGTTCTTTTGGAGTAGCTTGCAAAAGAATATGGACGGCATCACGCAAAAGTCCATACGCCCAATAGCTGATCACCAAGGCGATGAGCGCCGATGCAATAGGATCGGCATATACCCAGCCGGTATACTTGACAATGATGGCGGCAATCACAACACCAACAGATGAAAAAAGATCACCAAGCATATGCAAAAAAGCGCCGCGCACGTTCATGTCTTCTTTAGAAACATCATGTAAAATATAAGCCGTGAGGGCATTTACCGAAAGGCCAATTAAGGCAATAACGAACATTGGCCCTGATGCAATGTTTTCGGGGTCTTGCAGGCGATGGTATGCTTCAGCAAGAATAAAATAAGCGACCACAAAAATGGTGACGGCATTTAGAAGTGCAGCTAAAATTTCTGCGCGATAAAACCCAAAGGTATTTTTTGTGTTTGCAGGTCTGATGGCAATGCGAATAGCAAAATAACTTACTCCTAAAGCAAAAATATGAGAAAACATATGGCCCGCATCTGAAAGCAGGGCAAGAGATCCTGAGTAGATACCTCCACCAATTTCAAGAAACATGGTGACGGTGTTGATGACAATGGAAATGAGAAGCCCGCGTTGTTCTTTTTGTCGATAAGTATTTTCGGCGTGGTGATGATGGCGTTTTTTCATCCGGTCTTGCTAGCGTGAAAAAGAAGAAGAAGCAAGGGTCAAGAGAGCCAAGAGTGTCATAGCTTCTCTGTCAATTTTGGTTATAGTCGAATACTTGAATTGATCGAGGAGATCCTTCGTTCCACTCAGAATGACAACAAAGTGTTTTAATCCTGGATCCCCGCCTTCGCGAGGATGACAAACCTTAATTGAGATTGCTTCACTTTGTTCGCAATGACAATTAAGGCCGCAAGCGTGTGAGCATTCGTGGGAATGGAATGGTCTCGCGAATATGACGTGTTCCGGAAATCCAGGCTACAAGGCGCTCTAAGCCGTATCCAAAACCAGAGTGTGGAACTGATCCATATTTTCTGGTGTCGAGATACCATTCAAAGGCTTCCACCGGAAGTTTGTGTTCTTGAATGCGTTGAAGCAAAACATCGTACGAATCTTCACGTTGACTTCCGCCGATTATTTCGCCGTAACCCTCGGGTGCAAGCATGTCCGCGCAAAGTGCCAAGTGTGGATGTTGCGGATCGCGCTTCATGTAGAAGGCTTTTACTTCGGCAGGATAGCGCTCGATGAAAAGAGGGCAGCTTTCATTTTCGGTGAGCAAGGTTTCATCTTGCGCGCCAAGATCGTCTTTTTCGGTGATAGCGCTTCCAAGTTCTTGCAAGCGCGCAACAGCTTCTGCATGTGCAAGGCGTTTGAACGGAGCTTTTACTTCTTTTAGCTTGCTGGTGTCGCGTTCAAGAATGGTGAACTCTTCTTCGTTGCAGCGAAGGCATTCGGCTACGATGAAGCTGATGAGCTGTTCTTGAATCTGTAAGTTTTCTTCGTGCTCTACAAAGGCGGCTTCGGCATCCATCATCCAAAATTCGGTGAGGTGGCGACGGGTTTTGGATTTTTCGGCACGAAACACAGGGCCAAAGTCAAAAACGCGGCCATGACTCATGATGGCGGCTTCTAAATAAAGTTGACCCGATTGCGAAAGATAGGCCGAACCCATGTCAAAATAGGGCACTTCAAAAAGCGTGGTGGTGCCTTCGCAGGCGGCCGGCGTTAAAATGGGCGAATCAATTTTGATGAAGTGGTTTTGCGCAAACCAATCATAGGTGGCGTTAATAATGGTATTGCGAATGCGTTGAATAGCCCATTGGCGCTTGGAACGAAGCCATAAGTGTCTGTTATCTAAAAGAAATTCTGGGCCGTGCTCTTTTTTGCTGATGGGATACTCTTGCGAAATCTGCACAATGCTCACATCGCTGACGAGGAGTTCGTATTCATCGTTTTTGGGATGCTTATTCACTTTTCCGGTCACAATAACGGACGACTCAATTGTCAATTTTTTGACATCTTCCCATAAAGTTTCTGAAACTTCACTTTTAACCACAATAGCCTGCACAAATCCCGTTCCATCACGAAGCTGTAAAAAGCTGATTTTGCCGGAAGAGCGAAAGTTGTAGACCCATGCCTTGAGGGTAACGGTTTCGCCATTTTTTTGATGAAGGTCTGAAATAAAATCTTGCTGCATAGCGTGCTCCAAAGCGGTTAAAAAGTGAATGCGCATTCAAATCAGCTTGGGGAAAGAAAATCAACTTCGAAATTACAATCTCCCCAAAAACCAGAAAGTACCTGGCACTTTTTGGTGATTGGCACACTTGGCATCCGCTTTGCATTTTTACTGTTCTCGTTGAGAAAGGAAGTAAAATGCAAAAGCAAGTGGCGAACATAAAAGAGCGATGCCGAAAGCAAGTGATGCAGCTTGTAGCTTTTTGCGCGTGCCTCTTTTTTATGATTGCCATTTCTTCTGCGGCAAAAGCTGAAACGTGGCAACAGGCTGATTGGTCGGAAGCAACGCTTGATAGCCTCGATGCCTCAAGTGGGCTTTCGCTTCAGCAAACTGAAGGATGGTTTGATGCCGATTGGCAGTATCGAAAACAACTGACGGTTTCTCCTGTGAGTGAAGGCGTTTCCAATTATGCACTTCACCTTACTCTTTCTTTTGAGACTGGCATGAGCGAAGATTACGCTGACCTTCGCTTTACCGATGAAAATGGCGATCTCCTTTCTTATTGGATTGAATCAAGTTCCGAAACCGAAGCAAGTGTTTGGGTGAAAGCAGATTTTCCATCCGTTTCTACAAGCACCCTTCTTTATCTCTATTATGGAAATGCAGATGCAGATTCGCTTTCTGATGCTGCATCTGTTTTTTCGTTTGCAGAAGA includes these proteins:
- a CDS encoding RluA family pseudouridine synthase: MKSNLVLHYEDEDIILLEKPAGLPCLPSKKGQSDCLSKMLLEYLPQLSTLPDAGLVHRLDNDTSGIVMLAKDAGIYAQLRNEWNEGSVEKIYLALVLGHTKAQGLIQIPIAHHPTNVKKMICCENQELASEHKARPAHTEYKTLKVFGDYSLLEVKIITGVRHQIRVHLSHLGFPLAGDKLYQNTKRKKEDALGLKRHFLHASALCFNHPTTKERITVESKLPKDLANALEKIVASFT
- a CDS encoding cation transporter gives rise to the protein MKKRHHHHAENTYRQKEQRGLLISIVINTVTMFLEIGGGIYSGSLALLSDAGHMFSHIFALGVSYFAIRIAIRPANTKNTFGFYRAEILAALLNAVTIFVVAYFILAEAYHRLQDPENIASGPMFVIALIGLSVNALTAYILHDVSKEDMNVRGAFLHMLGDLFSSVGVVIAAIIVKYTGWVYADPIASALIALVISYWAYGLLRDAVHILLQATPKELSVDEIKTSLLQLADIKGVHDVHLWELTKGMYMMTAHIEVEDQPISQVDNIRKQAQHILSERFNINHADLQVQCATKP
- a CDS encoding asparagine--tRNA ligase, which encodes MQQDFISDLHQKNGETVTLKAWVYNFRSSGKISFLQLRDGTGFVQAIVVKSEVSETLWEDVKKLTIESSVIVTGKVNKHPKNDEYELLVSDVSIVQISQEYPISKKEHGPEFLLDNRHLWLRSKRQWAIQRIRNTIINATYDWFAQNHFIKIDSPILTPAACEGTTTLFEVPYFDMGSAYLSQSGQLYLEAAIMSHGRVFDFGPVFRAEKSKTRRHLTEFWMMDAEAAFVEHEENLQIQEQLISFIVAECLRCNEEEFTILERDTSKLKEVKAPFKRLAHAEAVARLQELGSAITEKDDLGAQDETLLTENESCPLFIERYPAEVKAFYMKRDPQHPHLALCADMLAPEGYGEIIGGSQREDSYDVLLQRIQEHKLPVEAFEWYLDTRKYGSVPHSGFGYGLERLVAWISGTRHIRETIPFPRMLTRLRP